The following are from one region of the Halodesulfurarchaeum sp. HSR-GB genome:
- a CDS encoding thiolase family protein, whose translation MPDPSLIGTGATQFGSVLEDESLQGKTFEEIAADAAFQAMDDANIEPEEIDAFYVGNMLQSTSGVSSHATVLADWLGLQQKAGFHFDTACSTGNTGLGIAHDAIKSESYENVLVVGAEITSSRPTSRFQLDREPIDPQELWYLTDIGVDNVYAYMHAYDVATAYGAIPSMAFAEKHDLSEDELDEVMFHVNRIAREHASKTPKAAVEESLEDLAAAKDFEDPQEFWRSKNNPFFAWPTRQLSALQAVDGASASIISANPSDFTDKVTAKIRGYDWRAKGFPWYGADPTRMPQDVKAFEAAYEKTGIEPADIDYLYVHDCMQIHQPILGELSGYLEDPVAAFKNEETLYTGPKPMNVSGGRHGVGHAWEASAGFETHEILQQMRGESGENQIPDEPEIAVQHNHGYGMHTAVTVLEREA comes from the coding sequence ATGCCAGACCCATCACTCATCGGTACTGGAGCGACGCAGTTCGGGAGCGTCCTCGAAGACGAATCCCTCCAGGGAAAGACCTTCGAAGAGATCGCCGCCGACGCGGCGTTCCAGGCAATGGACGATGCAAATATCGAACCGGAGGAGATCGACGCCTTCTACGTCGGCAACATGCTGCAGAGCACGAGCGGGGTTTCCAGTCACGCCACGGTCTTGGCCGACTGGCTGGGACTGCAGCAGAAAGCTGGTTTCCACTTCGACACTGCCTGTTCGACTGGAAACACGGGATTAGGAATCGCTCACGACGCAATCAAATCGGAAAGTTACGAGAACGTGCTCGTCGTTGGCGCGGAAATCACCTCCTCGCGACCCACGAGCCGGTTTCAACTCGACCGCGAGCCGATCGACCCACAGGAACTGTGGTATCTCACCGATATCGGTGTGGACAACGTGTACGCCTACATGCACGCCTACGACGTGGCCACTGCCTACGGAGCCATTCCGAGTATGGCGTTCGCGGAGAAACACGACCTCTCCGAGGATGAACTCGACGAGGTCATGTTCCACGTCAATCGGATCGCACGGGAACACGCTTCAAAAACGCCCAAGGCCGCCGTTGAGGAGTCCCTCGAAGATTTGGCCGCAGCGAAGGACTTCGAGGATCCACAGGAATTCTGGCGGAGCAAGAATAACCCGTTTTTCGCCTGGCCGACGCGGCAGCTGAGCGCCCTGCAGGCCGTCGACGGTGCCTCCGCCAGTATCATTTCGGCAAATCCCAGTGACTTCACGGACAAGGTGACCGCGAAGATCCGGGGTTATGACTGGCGGGCCAAGGGCTTCCCGTGGTACGGAGCCGACCCGACTCGCATGCCACAGGACGTGAAGGCCTTCGAAGCGGCCTACGAGAAGACCGGCATCGAGCCCGCGGACATCGATTATCTCTATGTCCATGACTGCATGCAGATCCATCAGCCGATCCTGGGAGAGTTGTCCGGCTACCTCGAGGATCCAGTTGCGGCGTTCAAAAACGAGGAGACCCTTTACACCGGCCCGAAACCGATGAACGTCTCCGGCGGCCGCCATGGAGTAGGCCACGCCTGGGAGGCCTCGGCCGGATTCGAGACCCACGAGATCCTGCAGCAGATGCGGGGGGAATCGGGCGAGAACCAAATACCGGACGAACCTGAAATCGCCGTCCAGCACAACCACGGCTACGGAATGCACACGGCGGTGACCGTTCTGGAGCGTGAGGCCTGA
- a CDS encoding ABC transporter ATP-binding protein: MTLEIEDLAVAYDGSPVLDGVSLSVGPDSIHALLGPNGVGKTTLLRAATGLLEPDHGQVLIEGTPIKELSSPERAGKIAYVPQSESPTFATSVFQAVLLGRTPHTSWRPSREDRDRVGAVLSQLGLADYATRPTDTLSQGQRRKVAIARLLVQEPAMMVLDEPTASLDLRHRLDVLEIIENQTRDRSVGTLLAMHDIELAARFADTVTILADGQVFDSGTPESVLTAEAIESVYGVSATVDRHDGRLHVDAQGSRRVS; encoded by the coding sequence GTGACACTCGAAATCGAGGATCTCGCGGTGGCGTACGACGGGTCGCCAGTACTGGATGGCGTCTCACTTTCGGTAGGGCCGGATTCGATCCACGCGTTGCTCGGGCCGAACGGCGTCGGAAAAACGACGCTCTTGCGAGCCGCGACGGGGCTGCTCGAACCGGATCACGGCCAGGTGCTGATCGAGGGCACACCAATCAAGGAGCTTTCGAGCCCGGAGCGAGCCGGGAAAATCGCGTACGTGCCACAGTCGGAATCCCCGACCTTCGCCACCTCCGTCTTCCAGGCGGTTTTGCTTGGTCGGACCCCCCACACCAGTTGGCGACCCAGCCGTGAGGACCGAGATCGGGTCGGCGCGGTGCTGTCCCAGCTCGGACTGGCCGACTACGCGACCCGCCCCACGGACACGCTCAGCCAGGGCCAGCGCCGGAAGGTCGCGATCGCCCGCCTGCTCGTTCAGGAACCGGCGATGATGGTCCTCGACGAACCGACTGCCAGCCTGGATCTGCGCCACCGCCTCGACGTCCTGGAGATCATCGAGAATCAGACCCGCGACCGGAGCGTTGGCACGCTCCTCGCCATGCACGATATCGAGCTGGCTGCCCGGTTCGCCGATACGGTGACCATCCTCGCCGACGGCCAGGTCTTCGACAGCGGGACTCCCGAATCCGTGCTCACCGCCGAGGCCATCGAATCGGTGTATGGCGTCTCGGCGACGGTCGACCGACACGACGGCCGGCTCCACGTCGACGCGCAGGGTTCGCGCCGAGTCTCATAA
- a CDS encoding energy-coupling factor ABC transporter permease, whose translation MAHIHLPEGALPLWAVALWSVLAAAVLAYAVYGLRRDGLEARHVALGGMVAAASFAVFQVNIPVLGGVHLSLTALVGILVGPSLGAIVAFVVNVLSALLGHGAWGFLGANTLVGATEAAGGYYVFAALRGQNWDHFPAAALATIAGLGAGSLLMGAIPIVSGIRGVAITGGDLAVYMAALVAVNLGVAVIEGLLTGSVVQYIAAIRPDLLGETAQVSQE comes from the coding sequence ATGGCACACATCCACCTCCCGGAGGGAGCACTGCCCCTCTGGGCCGTTGCACTCTGGTCGGTCCTCGCAGCGGCGGTACTGGCGTATGCGGTGTACGGGCTGCGCAGGGACGGCCTGGAGGCGAGACACGTGGCGCTCGGCGGGATGGTGGCCGCCGCGAGTTTCGCCGTCTTCCAGGTCAACATCCCGGTTCTCGGCGGGGTTCACCTCTCGTTGACGGCCCTCGTCGGGATTCTGGTCGGGCCGTCGCTGGGTGCGATCGTCGCGTTCGTCGTCAACGTCCTCTCGGCGCTTCTGGGACACGGCGCCTGGGGCTTTCTCGGGGCCAACACGCTCGTCGGCGCGACCGAAGCCGCTGGCGGGTACTACGTCTTTGCGGCCCTGCGGGGCCAAAACTGGGATCACTTCCCGGCGGCCGCGCTGGCGACCATCGCCGGCCTCGGGGCCGGTTCGCTCCTCATGGGCGCGATCCCGATCGTGAGTGGCATCCGCGGTGTGGCAATCACCGGCGGCGACCTCGCGGTGTACATGGCCGCGCTGGTGGCTGTCAACCTCGGCGTCGCCGTGATCGAAGGCCTGCTCACGGGCTCTGTCGTCCAGTATATCGCCGCTATCCGACCCGACCTGCTCGGGGAGACAGCCCAGGTGAGCCAGGAATGA
- a CDS encoding DUF302 domain-containing protein, whose product MSYHNKIALDAPFDSVVDALTDTLGEEGFGVLADIDIQDIFAEKLDVQRDEYRIFGACNPPLANQGIEAEIDLGTLLPCNVVVYAEDGDVIVSAADPTELIDLTGNPELDEIATEIGERLDRVLEELESEFPAGSNA is encoded by the coding sequence ATGAGCTACCACAACAAGATCGCCCTCGACGCGCCGTTCGACTCGGTCGTCGACGCGCTCACTGACACACTCGGCGAGGAGGGCTTCGGCGTCCTCGCGGACATCGACATCCAGGACATCTTCGCGGAGAAACTCGACGTCCAGCGGGACGAATACCGGATTTTCGGCGCGTGCAATCCGCCACTGGCCAATCAGGGCATCGAGGCGGAGATCGATCTGGGGACCCTCCTCCCCTGTAACGTCGTGGTGTACGCCGAGGACGGCGACGTTATCGTCAGTGCCGCGGACCCGACGGAATTGATCGATCTCACGGGGAACCCGGAACTCGACGAGATTGCAACCGAGATCGGCGAGCGTCTCGATCGCGTGCTGGAAGAACTCGAATCGGAGTTCCCCGCGGGCAGCAACGCTTAA
- a CDS encoding iron ABC transporter permease, with protein MSNATEAIEAYTTQQSRRKLVLLGGVVVLLAVSVHAMLSGSIDLSASAVIGSLSGSGSPFAQRVVWQIRLPRVLGGAIAGAGLAYVGTAMQSVLRNPLGAPYTLGISQAAAFGAALSIAVRGVESAAGSIFGPYLTTATAFALALASTSVILLLIRFKNASPETLILTGVALGAVFNAGLTVIQYLASDTEVAAIVYWTFGDLGRLTWPTVGIMAVGVLTSAGYFSLRGWRYTVLDAGDETAASLGVDVPRLRTVGMLVGAFGTAVVISFVGIIGFIGLVAPHIARKVVGTDERVLLPASGLVGAILLVGADTVARAAFDPLSLPVGVLTAFLGAPLFVYLVIAGREHW; from the coding sequence ATGAGCAATGCCACCGAAGCGATCGAGGCGTACACGACCCAGCAGTCCCGGCGGAAACTCGTGCTCCTGGGCGGGGTCGTCGTGCTGTTGGCCGTCTCGGTTCACGCGATGCTCTCGGGGTCGATCGACCTCTCGGCCAGCGCTGTCATCGGATCGCTTTCGGGCTCGGGATCACCCTTCGCCCAGCGAGTCGTATGGCAGATCAGACTGCCCCGGGTCCTGGGCGGGGCGATCGCGGGTGCCGGACTCGCCTACGTCGGGACGGCCATGCAGTCGGTCCTTCGGAACCCGCTCGGCGCGCCGTACACCCTGGGCATTTCTCAGGCGGCGGCGTTCGGGGCGGCCCTCTCGATCGCCGTGCGCGGGGTCGAATCGGCAGCCGGGTCGATCTTCGGGCCGTACCTGACGACTGCGACGGCCTTCGCGCTGGCCCTGGCCTCGACGAGCGTGATCCTCCTCCTGATCCGGTTCAAAAACGCCTCCCCGGAGACGCTCATCCTGACGGGGGTCGCCCTCGGCGCGGTGTTCAACGCGGGGCTCACGGTGATCCAGTACCTCGCCTCGGACACCGAAGTCGCAGCCATCGTGTACTGGACCTTCGGCGACCTGGGCCGGCTCACCTGGCCGACGGTGGGCATCATGGCCGTCGGCGTGCTCACAAGCGCGGGCTACTTCTCGCTCCGTGGCTGGCGGTATACGGTCCTCGACGCGGGTGACGAAACCGCCGCCAGTCTGGGCGTCGACGTTCCTCGCCTTCGAACCGTGGGGATGCTCGTGGGCGCCTTCGGGACCGCCGTGGTCATCTCCTTTGTCGGCATCATCGGCTTCATCGGCCTGGTCGCACCACACATCGCCCGAAAGGTGGTCGGGACGGACGAGCGGGTTTTGCTGCCGGCCAGTGGACTCGTCGGGGCGATCCTGCTGGTGGGCGCGGATACGGTTGCCAGGGCCGCCTTCGATCCACTGTCTCTGCCGGTTGGAGTCCTGACGGCGTTTCTGGGAGCGCCGCTTTTCGTCTACCTGGTCATCGCAGGGAGGGAACACTGGTGA
- a CDS encoding zinc ribbon domain-containing protein → MIERAPKTFYEELEAGRIVGTKCNDCGEYTFPPMTACRHCRSRDLEFTEMSGEGTLHYYSSTMMPSKRFADEDRMAYGMVELAEGPYFFTKIEGVEFASTDQIREGNEELPIDVRGKPEEVAGKTVLVFERA, encoded by the coding sequence ATGATCGAACGCGCACCCAAGACCTTCTACGAGGAACTGGAAGCCGGACGAATCGTCGGCACGAAGTGCAACGACTGCGGGGAGTACACCTTCCCGCCGATGACTGCCTGTCGGCACTGCCGGAGCCGGGATCTGGAGTTCACCGAGATGAGCGGCGAGGGCACGCTTCACTATTACTCCAGCACGATGATGCCCTCAAAGCGGTTCGCCGACGAGGACCGGATGGCCTACGGGATGGTCGAACTTGCGGAGGGACCGTACTTCTTCACGAAGATCGAGGGCGTCGAGTTTGCGAGCACCGATCAGATTCGGGAGGGCAACGAGGAATTGCCCATCGACGTTCGAGGCAAACCCGAGGAAGTCGCTGGGAAAACCGTCCTCGTCTTCGAACGGGCCTGA
- a CDS encoding ABC transporter ATP-binding protein, with amino-acid sequence MSETEFHEQDENRAAEQIDCVHEDPFDFDEEPLVSLHCLSHTYPDGTRSVHDVSFAVRAEETVGLIGGNGAGKSTLMEHLNGLLDVQEGQLRIQGEQITEDNVELARREVGFVFQDADSQIVAPTVIDDVMFGPLNYGASKDEARERAERALDRLDAMHLSDRVPHHLSGGEKRLVAIAGVLAMDPSVIVMDEPLAGLDPAREQRVRSVIETLQAEGIGLVIASHDVDFAGSVADRIVVMDDGDIVGSGTPEAVFYDDTLLERANLRPPTAVRVARRLGVEADRPVTEDALVDLLS; translated from the coding sequence ATGAGCGAGACAGAGTTCCACGAACAGGACGAGAATCGGGCCGCCGAACAGATCGACTGTGTCCACGAGGACCCCTTCGACTTCGACGAGGAGCCCCTCGTATCCCTGCATTGTCTCTCACACACCTATCCTGACGGGACCCGGAGCGTCCACGACGTGAGTTTCGCCGTCAGGGCCGAGGAAACGGTGGGTCTCATCGGTGGAAACGGAGCCGGGAAGTCCACGCTGATGGAGCACCTGAACGGCCTTCTCGACGTTCAGGAGGGGCAACTCCGAATACAGGGCGAACAGATCACCGAGGACAACGTGGAACTGGCCCGGCGGGAAGTCGGGTTCGTCTTCCAGGACGCGGATTCCCAGATCGTCGCCCCCACCGTCATCGACGATGTGATGTTCGGCCCGCTGAACTACGGGGCCTCGAAGGATGAGGCACGAGAGCGGGCCGAGCGGGCACTCGACCGACTCGACGCAATGCATCTCTCCGACCGGGTTCCACACCACCTCAGCGGAGGGGAAAAGCGCCTGGTCGCCATCGCCGGCGTCCTGGCGATGGACCCGAGCGTGATCGTCATGGACGAGCCACTCGCCGGACTGGACCCGGCCCGCGAGCAGCGTGTTCGGTCGGTGATCGAGACCCTGCAGGCAGAGGGCATCGGCCTGGTCATCGCGTCCCACGACGTGGACTTCGCGGGCAGTGTCGCCGACCGCATCGTGGTCATGGACGACGGGGACATCGTCGGGTCCGGCACGCCCGAGGCCGTCTTCTACGACGACACGCTGCTGGAGCGCGCAAACCTTCGCCCGCCAACGGCGGTGCGGGTCGCACGGCGACTCGGGGTCGAAGCCGATCGACCGGTGACCGAGGACGCACTCGTCGATCTGCTGTCCTGA
- a CDS encoding ABC transporter substrate-binding protein: MNRRELLGRLGTLGAVGLAGCTGSLPGPSALAIETSREVLDGAGRSVPLPERVERVIAIGPGALRQMAYFEAIDRVVGVERGEQTDFRTLPYNVANPELQGLPIIGPSGPDAAGDAESILAVEPDVVFLSAIGGTGAADRIQAQTGVPTVVLDLPIPLDSAGRERLYDTWRLVGEVLHEPMRAESIVETVSDHVAAIREQAPERPSTTAYAGGVSYKGAQGLTTTRVPYPPFQFTGAKNVAESVSTDRGSVDIDPERLLQWDPDAIFVSAQNTGLIRDDLSRHPALRSLSALTSGHTFAVPPVSHYHENVGTMLVNAYYVGAVLSPDRFDAVDLDSIAASVYESLLGENPFPDIRQQLSAYERIDLTQAGPDTQS, from the coding sequence ATGAACCGGCGTGAGCTACTCGGTAGACTGGGAACGCTGGGGGCGGTCGGCCTCGCCGGCTGTACGGGGTCGCTTCCTGGACCCTCGGCGCTGGCGATCGAAACCAGCCGGGAGGTACTCGACGGCGCAGGGCGATCGGTTCCGCTTCCCGAGCGCGTCGAGCGCGTGATCGCCATTGGCCCAGGTGCACTCAGGCAGATGGCCTATTTCGAGGCGATCGACCGGGTCGTCGGCGTCGAGCGCGGGGAGCAGACGGACTTTCGAACCCTTCCGTATAACGTCGCCAACCCCGAACTGCAGGGTCTGCCGATCATCGGCCCATCCGGACCGGACGCTGCCGGTGATGCCGAGTCGATCCTGGCAGTCGAGCCGGATGTCGTCTTTCTCTCCGCGATCGGGGGGACCGGGGCTGCCGACCGAATTCAGGCACAGACCGGCGTCCCGACGGTGGTCCTGGATCTCCCGATCCCACTGGATTCCGCCGGACGAGAGAGACTCTACGACACCTGGCGGCTCGTCGGCGAGGTGCTACACGAGCCAATGCGGGCCGAATCGATCGTCGAGACGGTATCCGACCACGTCGCGGCGATCCGCGAGCAGGCTCCAGAACGCCCGTCCACGACCGCCTATGCGGGCGGTGTGAGCTACAAGGGCGCACAGGGGCTGACGACCACCCGGGTTCCCTATCCCCCTTTTCAGTTCACCGGGGCGAAAAACGTCGCCGAGTCCGTGAGCACCGACCGCGGGTCGGTCGACATCGATCCGGAACGGCTCCTCCAATGGGACCCCGACGCGATCTTCGTGAGTGCGCAGAACACCGGATTGATTCGGGACGATCTCTCCCGGCACCCCGCGCTTCGATCGCTGTCGGCACTCACGAGTGGCCATACCTTCGCCGTCCCGCCGGTCTCTCACTACCACGAGAACGTCGGGACGATGCTCGTGAACGCCTACTACGTCGGTGCAGTCCTCTCCCCCGACAGGTTCGATGCGGTCGATCTCGACTCGATCGCCGCGTCGGTGTACGAATCGCTCCTGGGTGAGAATCCGTTCCCAGACATCCGACAGCAACTGTCGGCCTACGAGCGAATCGACCTGACCCAAGCCGGCCCAGACACCCAATCATGA
- a CDS encoding energy-coupling factor transporter transmembrane component T, whose amino-acid sequence MSELTSHVPDPRLLTTYAEQGAGPFHRINAWTKVAVLALAVVAVTIAEGLLTVTAIYVVVLAAYAAAGLPVRRLVAWYTLPFIFVTVIAGPLAIGIPGEPIVAIPHPFGQLSITWAGATTYFTLLGRGLTVVTYSLAVWMTTRYADMVHVLGRSLPTPIDQVALFAYRFTFVILEVIEDLLKATRARGGSLSENFWANRTLYGRIFGHTFIRALERSETLLKSMEARGYHGDLTVYSQVERPPARELVALAVLTVAIGWYALTVRYGVIA is encoded by the coding sequence ATGAGTGAACTCACGAGTCACGTTCCTGACCCCCGGTTGCTCACCACCTACGCGGAGCAGGGCGCCGGCCCCTTCCACCGGATCAACGCCTGGACGAAGGTGGCCGTGCTGGCCCTCGCCGTGGTGGCAGTCACCATCGCCGAGGGACTGCTCACGGTCACGGCCATCTACGTGGTCGTCCTGGCCGCGTATGCAGCGGCCGGGCTCCCCGTCAGACGGCTCGTCGCGTGGTACACGCTGCCGTTCATCTTCGTGACGGTAATCGCCGGACCGCTTGCCATTGGTATCCCGGGCGAACCCATCGTGGCCATCCCCCATCCGTTCGGGCAACTCTCGATCACCTGGGCGGGGGCAACAACGTATTTCACCCTCCTGGGCCGGGGGCTCACGGTCGTCACCTACTCGCTTGCAGTCTGGATGACGACCCGGTACGCGGATATGGTCCACGTGCTCGGCCGGTCGCTCCCCACGCCGATCGACCAGGTCGCGCTGTTCGCCTATCGGTTCACCTTCGTCATCCTCGAAGTGATCGAGGACCTCCTGAAGGCGACCCGGGCCCGGGGCGGATCGCTCAGTGAGAACTTCTGGGCGAACCGGACCCTCTACGGTCGGATCTTCGGCCACACGTTCATCCGCGCACTCGAACGCTCGGAGACGCTGCTCAAATCGATGGAGGCCCGGGGCTATCACGGCGATCTGACGGTGTACAGCCAGGTCGAGCGACCGCCGGCCCGCGAACTCGTGGCCCTGGCGGTGCTCACGGTCGCAATCGGGTGGTACGCGCTGACGGTTCGATACGGAGTGATCGCATGA
- a CDS encoding cobalamin transport operon protein gives MNRTSQYLVLGGAIAIAAVLGYVGFVYTGGAVPWGERFSAVMQGGTAGESGSLIQIGRGGIGGFLLAGPLRDNVLPFALLVLLLAGASVGLYWWIESND, from the coding sequence ATGAATCGAACGAGCCAGTATCTGGTGCTCGGCGGCGCGATCGCCATCGCCGCCGTCCTCGGGTACGTCGGCTTCGTTTACACGGGTGGCGCCGTCCCATGGGGCGAGCGCTTCAGCGCCGTCATGCAGGGCGGGACCGCCGGGGAGAGCGGTTCGTTGATCCAGATCGGTCGGGGTGGAATCGGTGGATTCCTCCTCGCCGGCCCGTTGCGGGACAACGTCTTGCCGTTTGCTCTCCTGGTCCTGCTTTTGGCCGGGGCGAGTGTCGGCCTGTACTGGTGGATCGAATCGAATGACTGA